A genomic segment from Cyprinus carpio isolate SPL01 chromosome A22, ASM1834038v1, whole genome shotgun sequence encodes:
- the LOC109066233 gene encoding GTP-binding protein 2-like yields the protein MDAQVANHCSIKSAAKASSPQNAADSRAENTPKKKPRTRRGRRGKRRRGKKANEPPPFLPPEAEEGNIEYKLKLVNPTQYRFEHLATQLKWRLQEGRGEAVYQIGVEDNGLLVGLTEEDMKASLKTLRRMAEKVGADITLLREREVDCDRARRKIAEVLVRKVPDDQQFLDLRVAVLGNVDSGKSTLLGVLTQGELDNGRGRARLNLFRHLHEIQTGRTSSISFEILGFNSKGEVVNYSDSRTAEEICESSSKMITFIDLAGHYKYLKTTIFGLTSYCPDFAMLVVAANTGIAGTTREHLGLAMALKVPIFIVVSKVDLCGKSTVEKTVRQLERVLKLPGCNKVPMVVSNPDDAVTAAQQFAQSSSVTPIFTLSSVSGENLDLLKVFFNILPPLSNSKEQEELMQQLTEFQVDEIYSVPDVGTVVGGTLYSGVCREGDRLVVGPTDDGRFLRLKVCSIHRNRSGCRVLRAGQAATLALGNFDRSLLRKGMVMVSPKMNPTICWQFEAAIVLLFHAKTFRRGFQVTVHVGNVRQTATVECLLGKEELRTGERAVVCFRFLKHPEYLRVGAKLLFREGVTKGIGHVTHLLPSTQNYVPDQNRNQNHS from the exons ATGGATGCGCAGGTTGCAAACCATTGCAGCATCAAGTCTGCAGCGAAAGCGAGCAGCCCGCAGAACGCAGCTGACAGCCGGGCCGAAAACACACCGAAGAAGAAACCCCGCACGAGAAGAGGCAGAAGAGGGAAGCGACGGAGGGGCAAGAAGGCCAACGAGCCTCCGCCGTTCCTGCCACCGGAG GCTGAAGAGGGAAACATTGAATACAAG TTGAAGCTGGTAAACCCCACACAGTATCGGTTCGAACACTTGGCCACGCAGCTGAAGTGGCGCCTGCAGGAGGGCCGCGGGGAGGCCGTGTATCAGATTGGGGTGGAGGATAACGGTCTGCTGGTTGGACTTACAGAAGAAGATATGAAAGCATCACTTAAGACACTTCGCAGAATGGCTGAGAA GGTTGGAGCCGATATCACGCTCCTGAGAGAAAGGGAGGTGGACTGCGATAGAGCTCGACGGAAAATCGCTGAAGTTCTTGTGCGGAAAGTTCCAGATGACCAGCAG TTCCTGGATCTCCGCGTGGCTGTTCTGGGTAACGTGGATTCGGGCAAGTCAACTCTGCTGGGCGTGCTGACTCAGGGCGAGCTGGATAACGGACGGGGCAGGGCCAGACTCAACCTCTTCAGACACCTGCATGAGATTCAAACGGGACGGACATCCAGCATCAGTTTTGAGATCCTGGGCTTTAACAGCAAAGGAGAG GTTGTAAACTACAGTGACTCTCGTACGGCAGAGGAGATCTGTGAGAGCTCTTCTAAGATGATCACTTTTATTGACCTGGCTGGTCATTATAAGTACTTGAAGACCACAATATTTGGCCTGACAAGCTACTGCCCAGACTTTGCCATGCTGGTGGTGGCAGCCAATACTGGCATTG CTGGCACAACTAGGGAGCACCTGGGTTTGGCGATGGCGCTGAAGGTGCCCATATTCATTGTGGTGAGTAAGGTGGACCTCTGCGGTAAAAGCACAGTGGAGAAAACAGTTCGTCAGTTGGAGAGAGTGCTCAAACTGCCCGGCTGCAACAAGGTCCCCATGGTCGTGTCCAACCCCGATGATGCCGTCACGGCTGCACAGCAGTTCGCACAATCCTCCAG TGTGACGCCCATCTTCACCCTCTCCAGTGTCTCTGGGGAGAATCTGGACCTTCTGAAGGTCTTTTTCAACATTCTTCCTCCTCTGAGCAACAGCAAGGAGCAAGAGGAGCTCATGCAGCAGCTCACGGAGTTCCAG GTGGATGAGATTTACAGTGTTCCTGATGTAGGGACAGTAGTCGGTGGTACACTGTACAG TGGTGTGTGTCGTGAAGGAGACCGGCTGGTTGTGGGTCCCACCGATGATGGGCGGTTCCTGAGGTTAAAGGTGTGCAGTATTCACAGGAATCGCTCCGGCTGCCGCGTGCTGAGAGCCGGACAGGCCGCCACACTTGCACTTGGGAACTTTGATCGCTCGTTACTACGAAAG ggCATGGTCATGGTGAGTCCCAAAATGAACCCTACTATTTGCTGGCAGTTTGAGGCAGCTATAGTCCTCCTGTTCCACGCCAAGACTTTCCGCCGTGGTTTCCAGGTCACGGTGCACGTGGGGAATGTGAGGCAGACCGCCACTGTGGAGTGTCTCCTTGGaaag GAGGAGCTACGGACCGGAGAGAGAGCTGTAGTGTGTTTCAGATTCTTAAAGCACCCTGAGTATTTGCGCGTGGGAGCCAAGCTGCTCTTCAGAGAGGGGGTGACCAAAGGCATCGGACACGTGACGCACCTTCTACCCTCCACCCAGAATTACGTGCCTGATCAGAACCGCAACCAGAACCACAGTTAG